In the genome of Tsukamurella paurometabola DSM 20162, the window CCGCGCAGCGCCTCGATCACCGGCGCCAGGCCCTCCGGCTCGTGTATCGGATCGAGCAGAAACAACCCGGAACCGGTGCGCTTGATCTGAATCAGATAGGCCCGCGACGAATATGTGAACCCCGAGGCTCGCTCGGTGTCGAGTGCGATCGGCCCCGTTCCGCGGCGCAGCGCCGCAGCACATTCCGCGAACTCGGCAACCGTGGTCAGTGGCTCCGGCACGCCCTCGGCCGGCTCCGTCAGCGGAATCCCGGGGACCGGTTCTTGCGCGGCCTTCGCCACGGGCCTAGACCGAGCCGAGGCGGGTGATGCCCGCAGGCGGGAGCCCGGCGGCCATTTCCAGCACGGAACTGAAGGCCTCGACGTGGCCCGAAAGGTCGGGGTCGAGCGGCGTCCACGACGCGCGGAGTTCGAGTTGGTGGGCGCGCGGTGGGCCCGCGATATCGCCGTAGCGCACCGACGACGTCGAGGTCACGGTGCCGCCGAGGGCGGTCACCTCCTGTCCACGGTCGGCGAGCGCGTCGGTCAACCAGCTCCACGCGACCTCGGGCAGCAAGGGGTCCGCCGCGAGGGTCTCATCGACGTCGGATTGGACGTACGCGACCAGCCGCATCAGGCCGTTCCAGGCCTCGTGCCCGTGCGGGTCGTACAGCAGGATCAGGCGGCCGAAGGTCTCGCCTTCGGAGTTCTCGGGCACCACATCGGATTCGGGGGTGCGGACCTCCGCGCCGAGCGCGTAACTGTAGGGAGCGAGTCGCTGCGGCGGCCGGATGGTCCCGATCTCGATCTCCGGGCGAACCGTGGCGGTGTGCATCGAGTCGACGGCCTCCCGGAAGGGCGCCGGATCGGCTCCCACCTGTCCGGTGCCGGTGTCGGCGCCGTTCTCTCCCGCTCCTGGTTGACTCACAAAACGTGACGGTAGCGCCTCCCGTGCCGCCCTCGGGGGAGGCGCGCCGCAGGGGACGGACGCCGAGGACGGCGGGGCGTGACATGATCGTTGACGATGAGTGACAAGATCGCGCCGGCCTCCGATGCCGGTACCTCCTATCCGCTGCTCGCCGCAGCCGCCGGGCAACCTCCGGCGCGGCGCCCGGTGTGGTTCATGCGGCAGGCCGGCCGGTCGCTTCCCGAGTACCGCAAGGTCCGGGAAGGCGTCGGGATGCTGCAGTCCTGTTTCATGCCCGAGCTGGTCTCCGAGATCACGCTGCAGCCCGTGCGGCGGCACCGCACCGACGCCGCGATCCTGTTCTCCGACATCGTGGTTCCGCTCAAAGCGGCCGGTATCGACCTGGACATCGTGAGCGGCATCGGCCCGGTCATCGAGCAACCCGTGCGCGATGCCGCGGCGGTCGCGGCGATGCCGTCGCTCGATGCGGAGCAGGTGGAGCCGGTGGCCGAGGCAGTGCGGATGCTGCGCACCGAGTTGCCCGATGGGGTCGCCCTGATCGGCTTCGCCGGTGCGCCGTTCACTCTCGCCTCCTACCTGGTCGAGGGCGGGCCGAGTCGCAATCACGAGCGCACCAAGGCGCTCATGTACACCGATCCCACCACCTGGCACGCGCTGCTCGACCAGCTCGCGGACATCGCGATCACGTTCCTGTCCGTGCAGGCGAACGCCGGGGTGCAGGCCTTCCAGCTGTTCGACTCGTGGGCGGGCGCACTATCGCTGGCCGACTACCGCGAGTACGTGCTGCCGCACTCGGCCCGCGTCTTCGCCGCCCTCCGCGAAACCGGCACCGCCCTGCCCGGATTCCACTTCGGTGTGGGTACCGGCGAGTTGCTCGGCGCGATGGGCGAGGCCGGAGCAGATGTGGTCGGTGTCGATTGGCGCGTCCCGCTCGACGAGGCCGCACGCCGCGTCGGTCCCGGAAAGGCGCTGCAAGGCAACCTCGATCCGGCGGCACTCGCCTCCTCGTGGGAGATGGTCGAAGCGCAGGTGCGACGCGTGTGCGCCGATGCCGACGCCGCCGTCGCAGCCGGCGCCACCGGTCACGTCTTCAATCTCGGGCACGGCGTCCTCCCGTCGACCGATCCCGAGGTCCTTACCCGCGTCGTCGAATTGGTGCACTCGCTATGAGCAATATCGCCGTCGTCGGAGCGGGCATCTCCGGGCTCGTCGCCGCCCTCCGGCTGGAACAGGCCGGGGCCCGGGTCACCGTCTTCGAATCCGGGAATCGGGTCGGTGGCAAGCTCCGATCGGAGACCATCGGAGGAACCCGGCTCGATGTGGGCGCCGAGGCCTTCGTGCAGCGCCGGCCCGAGGTCCTGGACCTGGCCGCCGAACTCGGACTGGCCGACGAGGTGGTCGCTCCGGCGGGCCGTCGTCCGGCCCTGTTCTCCGACGGTGCGTTGCGTGGTCACTTCGGCCGCACCCTGATGGGCGTCCCCGTCGATGCCGACGAGGTACGACTGCCGATGAGCTGGAAGCGCGGCGGCGATTCGTCGATCGGCGACCTGGTGCGGTCCCGGTTCGGCGATGAGGTCGTCGAGCGCAGCGTCGACCCGATGGTGTCCGGTGTGTTCGCCGCGCATGCGGACGACGTATCGGTGCGTGCCGCGCTGCCCGCGCTGGCGGACCGCCTCGATCAGGGCACCGACTCGTTGAGCACCGCGGTCCGCGACGCCCTCGGTGAACCCACCGATACCCCGGTCTTCGGTACCTTCCGCGGCGGCTACCAGCAGTTGCTCGACGCCCTCGCGGAGCGTCTCGGCGACCGGATCATGCTCGGCGCCCCGGTACCGGAAGTACGGCCGCAGTGGAGCCTGCGCGGTTCCATGTTCGACGCCGTGGTGCTCGCAGTGCCTGCGCCGCAGGTGGGACGACTGGTATCGGGCTACTACCCGGAACTCGCCGCCGCGGTCGGCAAGATCCCCGCCGCGAGTTCGGCTCTGGTCACCCTGCGGCTGCCCGATGACACCCCGCTGCCCGACCTGTCCGGTGTCCTGGTCGCGAGCCGGGAACAGGTGAGCGCCAAGGCGATCACGCTCTCCGGCCGCAAGTGGGACCACCTGCCCGACGGTGCCGTGCGGCTGTCCTTCGGCCGTCTCGGCGTGAGCCGCATCGTCGACGACCTCGACGCCGGGCTGATCGCCGCGGCACGCGAGGATCTGGCAACCGTGCTCGGTGTGACCGCGGATCCGACGGCGGTGCACGTGCAGCGCTGGTACGAGGGGATCCCGGTGTATCTGCCGGGCCACCGCGACACGTTGGCCGCGATCGATGCCGCCACCCCGGCGGGCCTGGTGCTGGCCGGCGCCTACTTCGACGGTGTCGGGGTTCCCGCCTGCATCGCTCGCGCGGAGGCGGCCGCGGCGAGCGTCATCGAGCAA includes:
- the hemG gene encoding protoporphyrinogen oxidase — translated: MSNIAVVGAGISGLVAALRLEQAGARVTVFESGNRVGGKLRSETIGGTRLDVGAEAFVQRRPEVLDLAAELGLADEVVAPAGRRPALFSDGALRGHFGRTLMGVPVDADEVRLPMSWKRGGDSSIGDLVRSRFGDEVVERSVDPMVSGVFAAHADDVSVRAALPALADRLDQGTDSLSTAVRDALGEPTDTPVFGTFRGGYQQLLDALAERLGDRIMLGAPVPEVRPQWSLRGSMFDAVVLAVPAPQVGRLVSGYYPELAAAVGKIPAASSALVTLRLPDDTPLPDLSGVLVASREQVSAKAITLSGRKWDHLPDGAVRLSFGRLGVSRIVDDLDAGLIAAAREDLATVLGVTADPTAVHVQRWYEGIPVYLPGHRDTLAAIDAATPAGLVLAGAYFDGVGVPACIARAEAAAASVIEQLS
- the hemE gene encoding uroporphyrinogen decarboxylase, yielding MSDKIAPASDAGTSYPLLAAAAGQPPARRPVWFMRQAGRSLPEYRKVREGVGMLQSCFMPELVSEITLQPVRRHRTDAAILFSDIVVPLKAAGIDLDIVSGIGPVIEQPVRDAAAVAAMPSLDAEQVEPVAEAVRMLRTELPDGVALIGFAGAPFTLASYLVEGGPSRNHERTKALMYTDPTTWHALLDQLADIAITFLSVQANAGVQAFQLFDSWAGALSLADYREYVLPHSARVFAALRETGTALPGFHFGVGTGELLGAMGEAGADVVGVDWRVPLDEAARRVGPGKALQGNLDPAALASSWEMVEAQVRRVCADADAAVAAGATGHVFNLGHGVLPSTDPEVLTRVVELVHSL
- a CDS encoding DUF3000 domain-containing protein, with the protein product MHTATVRPEIEIGTIRPPQRLAPYSYALGAEVRTPESDVVPENSEGETFGRLILLYDPHGHEAWNGLMRLVAYVQSDVDETLAADPLLPEVAWSWLTDALADRGQEVTALGGTVTSTSSVRYGDIAGPPRAHQLELRASWTPLDPDLSGHVEAFSSVLEMAAGLPPAGITRLGSV